From Saccharibacillus brassicae:
AGGCGCCGCTTAACGACGGATCGCCCTGTTTTTCCGGCCCAATCCCCGTCTTTACGCCGGTTAAGCGTCGGTACGATCCTTTATCAGGCGAATGTGCGCCAAAAAAGAGGCTCTAACGGATATACAATCCGTTAGAGCCTCTTTGCTTTTCGCGGCGGCGTCTTATCGCCCGTTCATCTTAGAAGAAGCGCCTGATCGAATGCCCCGCAAAGTGCAGCGCAGCCGTTTTAATTGCGTAGGAACACTTATTTTGCCCAAAAATCCGTCCGGAAAATAAATAACTGCGCAGATCCACTTATTTTGCGAAAAAAAGACATTTTCGATCTCCGTGCGAAGAAATAGCTGTTCTCACGCAGCTATTCCGCCCCGCACGGGCAAGCAGAGGCCATTTAAGTGTCCTCAGGACGTTATTTCATGGATGAGCGGACAGGCGGATGATGAGGGCTCCGTATGGCTTTTGGCCGATACGCCCGCCACGCAATTCGCAGACCTGCAGGGCGTCGGGATGCAAGGGATCAGGCGACGGTAAGAGCGAAATGTAGGCCACGGGCGTATCCACACCAACACTCCAAGTCTGATTCCGCTGTAGGCATCCCCAACCTAAGAATCCCTGCACGAATCCCTATTGAGCCTACCCCGATCCCGCATCTCCGCTCCCACGAATCCATCCCACGAATCCATCCCACGAATCTATCCCGCGAATCTCTACACCAATCCCAATCCCGCCTCCGCACTCAACCGCACTTCTCCCGCCTTCACCCGCAGACCCCGGCACTCACACCCGGAAAGTCGATACCGACATATGCAGTTGGTCCGCGAGCTGGGCGAGCGCATGGGAAGACGTGGCGGTTTGCTCGCTGGCCGCGGCCGACTCTTCGCTGGCGATCGTGATGCCGGTGAGCGTCTGCATGACTTCGTTCGTCTGGGCAGCCTGTTCTTCGCTGGCCGCGGCGATGCCGTTGACTTTGAGCGAAGTATTGCCGACCCGGTCGATGATCTCGTTAAACGCGCGGCCCGAATCGTTCGCATGCTGGAGATTCGTGTTGACGGCCGTGACGCTGCGTTCGATATTGAGCTGCATGGAGCGGATAATGGACGTAATCTCTTTGGTCGCGTCGCCGCTGCGTTCCGCCAGACGGCGCACTTCGTCCGCAACCACGGCAAAGCCGAGGCCCGACTCGCCGGCCCGGGCCGCTTCGATCGCGGCGTTCAGGGCGAGCAGGTTCGTCTGGGCGGAAATATCGTCGATCACGCCGATAATATCGCCGATTTTCGTGGAATGTTCTTCAAGTTTGCCGACCTGCTGCGTGACGTCTTCCATACTTTGCAGGGCAAGCTGCAGCGTTTCGCCGCCGGAATGGGCCATTTCCACCGTCGCGTTCGACAGTTCCGCCGCACCTTCCGCGCCTTTGGCCACGTCGTCGATCGCCGTTGCCATGTCTTTGAACAGTTCGTTAATCGAGCGGGCGGATTGCAGCTGCACGGACGTGCCGCCGGCGATCTGCTGCGTGCTGGCCGAGATTTGCTGCGACGAAGCGGCTACGCTTTGCGCGGAATCCTGAATGCCGCCGATCAGGCTGGACAGCGTGTCGACCATTTTATTGACGGATTGGGACAGTTCGCCGACTTCGTCTTTGGCCGCGTACTCGTATTTCTCCCGCAGGTCGCCGTCGGCGATTTTGCGCAGGACGCCGCCGATCCGCTTGATCGGGCTGCTGATCATGGCCGTCACGAGCAGGACGAGCAGGACGCCGAAGACGAGCGCGGCGGCGATAACGATCATCGTCCACAGCGAAGCTTTCGAGACGTCGCCCTGGGAAGAAGTATCGGTCGCGGTCGCCTGCTGTTCGTTGATTTTGCCGAGCTTTTCGATCGATTCGTACAGCTTTTGGCTGGTCGGTCCGACCTCATCGGTGACGTATTTTTGGAAAACGGCATTGGTCGAAGTCTCGGCCAATTTGACCGCGTTGGCGTACAGTTCCTGATATTCGGCCCACTGCGCGTCAAATTCGGCGAGCAGCAGCGTTTCTTCCGGGGTAAGCGGGCTGAGGCGATAATCGTTCATGTTGGCCGTTACTTGTTCGCTCAGCGGAGCGATCGTGTCGGCGATTTCTTTCTTCTGGGCCTGAGTGTCGGCGATCGCGATATCCCGGGACGTGACGCGAAGCTTGAGCAGCGACGTTTCGGTATTCGCCAGCTTGCGCAGCGGAATCATGTTGTCGCTGTACAGTTCGTTCAGGTTCGTTTTCATCATATTGATATTGGACAGTCCGTACAGGCCGACGCCGGCGGTCAAGAGGGTCAGGGTCATGACGACAATCATTAACTTGGTAAAAATTTTCCGATTTCTGAACCAACGCATGTCCAATCACTCCGTTTTATCGTATTGGGGCCATCCGGCACGTCTGCTTCTGCTGCCCGGGTTTTTTTCGTTTGACTTGATATATGTATTTGTCGTCAGAGGAGAACTGCTTTTTGAGACCTAAACCATATAAATGTAAAAAAATATATTTTGTGCATATCAGAATCCAGTTGGCGGGCAGGCAAAAAAAGACCGTCGTTCCCGGAAGAACGACGGTCAGTTTCACGCGCTTTA
This genomic window contains:
- a CDS encoding methyl-accepting chemotaxis protein, coding for MRWFRNRKIFTKLMIVVMTLTLLTAGVGLYGLSNINMMKTNLNELYSDNMIPLRKLANTETSLLKLRVTSRDIAIADTQAQKKEIADTIAPLSEQVTANMNDYRLSPLTPEETLLLAEFDAQWAEYQELYANAVKLAETSTNAVFQKYVTDEVGPTSQKLYESIEKLGKINEQQATATDTSSQGDVSKASLWTMIVIAAALVFGVLLVLLVTAMISSPIKRIGGVLRKIADGDLREKYEYAAKDEVGELSQSVNKMVDTLSSLIGGIQDSAQSVAASSQQISASTQQIAGGTSVQLQSARSINELFKDMATAIDDVAKGAEGAAELSNATVEMAHSGGETLQLALQSMEDVTQQVGKLEEHSTKIGDIIGVIDDISAQTNLLALNAAIEAARAGESGLGFAVVADEVRRLAERSGDATKEITSIIRSMQLNIERSVTAVNTNLQHANDSGRAFNEIIDRVGNTSLKVNGIAAASEEQAAQTNEVMQTLTGITIASEESAAASEQTATSSHALAQLADQLHMSVSTFRV